A genomic stretch from Rhodomicrobium vannielii ATCC 17100 includes:
- a CDS encoding glycosyltransferase family 2 protein — protein MNLIDELRAPEGAALDEARASLASLVSVGVLSFRAPQTIRNTLARHRESGLIDSVGEFFVWFNELSETDRAIAAEAGVDFAGSAENGGIYGGFRAIAERATKPYVLILENDITPLPGADVRGCIESCTADMIANDIKIFSLRSRRHLGEGCPYKKYLSYFGAVDPFVAEVAPHHPSALRQLMMLAEFGLPDKFRSGAIYLEEEPEKVQPKAVTRLPSGHFLTDSRYRNWSNQMPLVDRRFFLDVICARVERHPDSRLLNGHQNIECALNKSWWRRRREPIGHAAEGVFTNSRLDR, from the coding sequence ATGAATCTCATCGACGAATTGCGCGCGCCTGAAGGCGCCGCCCTAGACGAGGCGCGCGCGTCTCTGGCATCGCTCGTTTCGGTTGGTGTGCTGAGCTTTCGCGCGCCGCAGACTATTCGGAACACGCTGGCCCGCCATCGCGAAAGCGGACTCATCGATTCCGTCGGCGAGTTTTTCGTCTGGTTCAATGAACTGTCCGAAACTGATCGCGCGATCGCTGCTGAAGCGGGCGTCGACTTTGCGGGATCGGCGGAGAATGGCGGCATCTACGGCGGCTTCCGCGCAATCGCCGAGCGTGCCACGAAGCCCTATGTGCTAATCCTCGAAAACGACATCACCCCGCTCCCCGGCGCGGATGTTCGCGGCTGCATCGAAAGCTGCACGGCGGACATGATCGCGAACGATATCAAGATCTTCTCACTGCGTTCGCGCAGGCATCTGGGCGAAGGGTGTCCCTACAAAAAATATCTCTCCTATTTTGGCGCTGTAGATCCTTTCGTTGCTGAAGTTGCCCCTCACCATCCTTCCGCTCTGAGGCAGCTTATGATGCTTGCCGAATTCGGACTTCCCGACAAGTTTCGCTCCGGCGCGATCTATCTGGAGGAGGAGCCTGAAAAAGTGCAGCCTAAGGCAGTGACAAGACTACCGAGCGGCCATTTTCTCACTGATTCGCGCTATCGAAATTGGTCCAATCAGATGCCTCTCGTCGACCGCCGCTTTTTTCTTGATGTCATCTGTGCCCGTGTCGAGAGACACCCAGATTCGCGTCTCCTGAACGGCCACCAGAACATCGAGTGCGCACTGAACAAGTCGTGGTGGCGCAGGCGGCGGGAGCCTATTGGACATGCAGCTGAAGGCGTTTTCACCAACAGCCGTCTCGACAGATAA
- the carA gene encoding glutamine-hydrolyzing carbamoyl-phosphate synthase small subunit: MSLIDPASSAAWAERPYTAAIVLANGTVIQGYGVGAEGQAEGEVCFNTAISGYQEILTDPSYAGQIITFTFPHIGNVGTNPDDIETTNLAASSGVRGCVLQAGITTPSNYRARQGLDHWLRARGIVGISGVDTRALTILIREAGMPNAVIAHHPNGLFDFDALKAKASACPSMEGAELARAVTTTQSYPWSEQGWVWDEGFAQQENPQFHVVAVDYGIKRNILRCLASAGCRVTVVPAYATAQEILDRNPDGVFLSNGPGDPAATGEYALPVIREVVGAGVPLFGICLGHQLLGLALGGRTIKMPHGHHGSNHPVMDYTTGKVEITSMNHGFAVDRASLPSDVEETHVSLFDGSNCGIRLRGRPVFSVQYHPEASPGPQDSHYLFRRFVEMMRARTASQPPVNAR; this comes from the coding sequence ATGTCTCTTATCGACCCCGCCAGCAGCGCTGCATGGGCGGAACGCCCCTACACAGCCGCCATCGTTCTGGCGAACGGAACGGTCATTCAAGGATACGGCGTCGGGGCTGAGGGGCAGGCGGAAGGCGAAGTCTGCTTCAACACTGCCATCTCCGGCTATCAGGAAATCCTCACCGATCCGTCCTATGCGGGCCAGATCATCACATTTACCTTCCCGCATATCGGCAATGTCGGCACCAATCCCGACGATATCGAGACGACAAACCTCGCGGCGTCATCCGGCGTGCGCGGCTGCGTCCTCCAGGCCGGCATCACCACGCCGTCGAACTATCGCGCGCGCCAGGGATTGGACCATTGGCTGCGTGCGCGCGGCATCGTCGGCATTTCCGGCGTCGATACACGCGCGCTCACCATTCTGATCCGCGAGGCGGGGATGCCGAATGCCGTCATCGCCCATCATCCCAACGGCCTGTTCGATTTCGATGCGCTGAAAGCGAAGGCGAGCGCCTGCCCCTCCATGGAAGGCGCGGAACTCGCCCGCGCCGTGACCACCACGCAGAGCTACCCCTGGAGCGAGCAGGGCTGGGTTTGGGACGAGGGATTCGCCCAGCAGGAAAACCCGCAGTTTCACGTCGTAGCCGTTGATTACGGCATCAAGCGCAACATCCTGCGCTGCCTTGCCTCGGCCGGTTGCCGCGTCACCGTGGTGCCCGCCTATGCGACGGCGCAGGAAATTCTCGACCGCAACCCAGACGGCGTCTTCCTGTCGAACGGCCCCGGCGATCCCGCCGCCACGGGCGAGTATGCCCTTCCGGTCATCCGCGAGGTAGTCGGGGCGGGGGTGCCACTCTTCGGCATCTGCCTCGGCCATCAGCTTCTCGGTCTCGCGCTCGGCGGTCGCACGATCAAGATGCCGCATGGCCATCACGGCTCGAATCATCCCGTCATGGACTACACAACCGGCAAGGTTGAGATCACTTCCATGAACCACGGTTTCGCGGTCGACCGCGCGAGCCTGCCGTCCGATGTCGAGGAGACACACGTCTCCTTGTTCGACGGCAGCAATTGCGGCATCCGCCTGCGCGGCCGCCCTGTATTCTCCGTGCAATACCACCCCGAGGCGTCGCCCGGTCCGCAAGATAGCCACTACCTTTTCAGGCGCTTCGTAGAGATGATGAGAGCCCGCACGGCCTCGCAACCCCCGGTAAATGCCCGTTAA
- the egtB gene encoding ergothioneine biosynthesis protein EgtB yields the protein MPLDDYPPLTAASDRQQLKLSERLFATRRLSLDIARPLSPEDQTVQAMDDASPTKWHLAHTTWFFEELLLKPFLPAYRIFDDRFAYCFNSYYNSLGERHPRPKRGLLTRPRADEVIAYRAHVDENLRRLFEAPFQEGARSLIEVGINHEQQHQELMLTDILALFAANPLRPAYRTEAPEPAALEGGAGEWRAVKGGIHEVGHRGGGFAYDNESPAHEVLLRDFRIFSRAVTNGEWLAFMEAGGYQTPSLWLADGWGAVEGEGWRAPLYWERVGDVWHQMTLYGLRPVEAARPVTHVSYYEAEAFARWAGGRLPTEFEWEIASLGEPQPAPFDFARLLPSPAEDGVSPMFGGVWEWTASTYLPYPGFKSLEGPLGEYNGKFMCNQMVLRGGAALTPDGHMRPSYRNFFYPHQRWQMTGLRLASDA from the coding sequence ATGCCACTCGACGACTATCCTCCGTTGACCGCCGCCAGCGACCGGCAACAACTTAAGCTCTCGGAAAGGTTGTTTGCAACCCGCAGGCTTTCACTCGACATCGCCCGCCCCCTTTCGCCCGAGGATCAGACGGTTCAGGCGATGGATGATGCCAGCCCGACGAAATGGCATCTCGCGCATACGACGTGGTTCTTCGAAGAGTTGCTGCTGAAGCCGTTTCTGCCGGCGTATCGCATCTTCGACGACCGTTTCGCCTATTGCTTCAACTCCTATTACAACAGCCTCGGCGAGCGCCATCCCCGGCCCAAGCGCGGGTTGCTGACACGGCCGCGCGCCGACGAGGTCATCGCCTATCGCGCGCATGTGGATGAAAACCTGCGGCGGCTTTTCGAGGCGCCGTTTCAAGAGGGCGCGCGCTCGCTCATCGAGGTCGGCATCAACCACGAGCAGCAGCATCAGGAATTGATGCTGACCGACATTCTCGCGCTGTTCGCGGCGAACCCGCTCCGGCCCGCCTATCGCACCGAAGCGCCCGAACCGGCGGCGCTTGAAGGCGGCGCGGGCGAGTGGCGCGCTGTGAAGGGCGGCATCCACGAGGTTGGCCATCGCGGCGGGGGCTTCGCCTACGACAATGAAAGCCCCGCGCACGAGGTCTTGCTGCGCGATTTCCGCATCTTCAGCCGCGCGGTGACGAACGGCGAATGGCTCGCCTTCATGGAGGCGGGCGGCTATCAAACGCCGTCGCTCTGGCTCGCTGACGGCTGGGGCGCCGTGGAAGGCGAAGGCTGGCGCGCGCCGCTCTACTGGGAACGCGTCGGCGATGTCTGGCATCAGATGACGCTTTACGGCCTTCGCCCGGTCGAGGCCGCGCGCCCCGTGACGCATGTCAGCTATTACGAGGCGGAGGCGTTCGCGCGCTGGGCAGGCGGGAGGCTCCCAACCGAGTTCGAATGGGAAATTGCCTCGCTCGGCGAACCGCAGCCCGCGCCATTCGACTTTGCACGACTCCTGCCGTCGCCCGCCGAAGACGGTGTTTCCCCCATGTTCGGCGGCGTGTGGGAATGGACCGCAAGCACGTACCTTCCTTATCCCGGCTTCAAGTCGCTCGAAGGGCCGCTCGGCGAATACAACGGCAAGTTCATGTGCAATCAGATGGTGCTGCGCGGCGGCGCGGCGCTGACGCCGGATGGGCACATGCGCCCGAGCTACCGGAACTTCTTCTATCCGCACCAACGCTGGCAGATGACCGGCCTCAGGCTTGCGAGCGACGCATGA
- the egtD gene encoding L-histidine N(alpha)-methyltransferase: MMLEPFLANEHHAAPDGDFLDAVLHGLSLPKKSLPSRFLYDARGSDLFEHITELPEYYPTRTEIGLLKSQASEIGAALPSRAVVVEFGSGSSRKTELLLAALDRPAAYVPIDISAAALYPAARRIAQSFPDVDVYPVLGGFHDLERMRLPLGDSRLVGFFPGSTIGNFSQLAAVEFLLSARRLLGPGAVFLLGVDLQKPLDILLPAYNDADGVTAAFNLNLLARINRDLQGTFDLDAFEHAAIYNERYQRIEMHLRSLAAQSAGVAGRTFCFAAGETIHTENSHKYTPEVFERLARDGGWEVSQVFVDENRLFSVQLLA, encoded by the coding sequence ATGATGCTGGAACCTTTTCTCGCGAATGAGCACCACGCAGCGCCCGACGGCGATTTTCTCGACGCCGTGCTTCATGGGCTGTCGCTTCCAAAAAAATCGCTGCCGAGCCGCTTCCTTTACGACGCGCGCGGCTCCGACCTGTTCGAGCACATCACGGAACTGCCGGAATACTATCCGACGCGGACGGAAATCGGGCTGTTGAAGTCGCAAGCAAGCGAGATCGGTGCGGCGTTGCCCAGCCGCGCGGTCGTTGTGGAGTTCGGTTCGGGGTCCAGCCGCAAGACGGAGTTGCTGCTCGCTGCGCTGGACCGGCCCGCAGCCTATGTCCCCATCGACATTTCGGCTGCCGCGCTCTATCCCGCCGCGCGCCGCATCGCGCAAAGCTTTCCCGATGTGGATGTCTATCCGGTTCTCGGCGGCTTCCACGATCTGGAGCGCATGCGGCTCCCGCTCGGCGACTCGCGGCTCGTCGGCTTCTTTCCCGGCTCGACAATCGGAAACTTCTCGCAACTCGCGGCGGTCGAGTTCCTGCTGTCCGCGCGGCGTCTGCTCGGCCCCGGCGCAGTTTTTCTCCTCGGCGTGGATCTGCAAAAGCCGCTCGACATCCTGCTGCCCGCCTATAATGACGCGGATGGCGTGACGGCCGCTTTCAACCTCAATCTGCTGGCGCGCATCAATCGCGATCTCCAAGGCACGTTCGACCTCGACGCCTTCGAGCATGCGGCAATTTACAATGAGCGGTATCAGCGGATCGAAATGCATCTGCGCTCGCTGGCCGCACAGAGCGCGGGCGTTGCGGGGCGAACCTTCTGCTTTGCCGCCGGCGAAACGATCCACACGGAAAATTCGCACAAATACACACCCGAGGTGTTTGAACGGCTGGCGCGTGACGGCGGATGGGAAGTCTCGCAGGTTTTCGTCGACGAAAACCGCCTTTTTTCGGTGCAGCTTCTCGCGTAA
- a CDS encoding YciI family protein has protein sequence MMTTIYVAVLAYVRPVEEIDAQMQAHVAWLRKGYEDGVFLASGRRIPRTGGVILARGDSLEAIESRLSEDPFQRLGLAKVEIIPFQASMTAEALKGIV, from the coding sequence ATGATGACCACGATCTATGTAGCCGTTCTAGCCTATGTACGGCCCGTCGAGGAAATTGACGCGCAGATGCAGGCGCACGTCGCATGGCTGCGCAAAGGGTACGAAGACGGCGTGTTCCTGGCTTCGGGGCGGCGCATTCCACGCACCGGCGGCGTAATTCTGGCGCGCGGAGACAGCCTTGAAGCGATCGAATCGCGGCTGAGCGAAGACCCGTTTCAGCGGTTGGGCCTTGCCAAGGTCGAAATCATCCCGTTTCAGGCGAGCATGACCGCAGAAGCGTTGAAAGGCATTGTCTGA
- a CDS encoding electron transfer flavoprotein subunit alpha/FixB family protein: MAVLLVAEHNNKALNGATAKALTAAKALGAPVHVLVAGADVDAVAQKAAALEGVDKVLVADASHLAAHLAEDLAALIVPLMANHDALVVVASTTGKNFAPRVAALLDVPQISEATAILSPTQFERPIYAGNAIQTVEVTVPKKVLTIRTTAFAAAPEGGSAAIEKIDAPAQSELAKFVGEDISQSARPDLTAAKVVVSGGRGLGSADNFKLIERIADKLGAAVGASRAAVDAGFIPGDFQVGQTGKVVAPELYIAVGISGAIQHLAGMKDSKVIVAINKDEEAPIFQVADYGLVGDLFQILPEIEAALDSRK, translated from the coding sequence ATGGCCGTTCTTCTCGTCGCTGAACATAATAACAAGGCGCTGAATGGCGCGACCGCGAAGGCGCTCACCGCCGCGAAGGCGCTCGGCGCACCGGTCCATGTGCTTGTTGCGGGCGCTGACGTCGATGCCGTCGCGCAGAAGGCCGCAGCGCTCGAAGGCGTGGACAAGGTGCTCGTCGCCGACGCTTCGCATCTCGCCGCGCATCTCGCCGAGGATCTTGCGGCGCTCATCGTGCCGCTGATGGCGAATCACGACGCGCTCGTCGTCGTGGCTTCCACCACCGGCAAGAATTTCGCGCCGCGTGTCGCCGCGCTTCTCGACGTGCCGCAGATTTCGGAAGCGACGGCGATCCTGTCGCCGACGCAGTTCGAGCGCCCGATCTATGCGGGCAACGCGATCCAGACCGTGGAAGTCACCGTGCCGAAAAAGGTGCTGACGATCCGCACGACTGCGTTCGCCGCCGCGCCAGAGGGCGGCTCCGCCGCCATCGAAAAGATCGACGCACCTGCGCAGAGCGAACTCGCGAAATTCGTGGGCGAGGACATCTCGCAGTCCGCGCGCCCGGATCTCACCGCCGCGAAGGTGGTGGTTTCAGGCGGTCGCGGTCTCGGGTCCGCCGACAATTTCAAGCTTATCGAGCGGATCGCGGACAAGCTGGGCGCCGCCGTTGGCGCAAGCCGCGCGGCCGTGGACGCAGGTTTCATCCCGGGTGACTTTCAGGTCGGACAGACCGGCAAGGTCGTCGCCCCGGAGCTTTATATCGCCGTCGGTATTTCGGGAGCCATCCAGCATTTGGCTGGCATGAAGGATTCCAAAGTGATCGTCGCCATTAACAAGGACGAAGAAGCGCCTATCTTTCAGGTTGCGGATTACGGCCTTGTAGGCGATCTCTTCCAGATCCTGCCCGAAATCGAAGCGGCTCTCGATAGCCGTAAATAA
- a CDS encoding rhomboid family intramembrane serine protease produces the protein MFVPLWDMNQLKRVKFQYVTIGLITINCLIYFIFETHLVLSSPASFVDALALKPRDVETMRAFVDHMPDQFRLVTYMFLHGSILHLLGNMIFLFVFGDNVEDALGHVRFFLFYVVCGVAAGVVHSIVTTSPDVPLIGASGAIAGVIGAYLMLHPNIRVWVLFQNPIIPFLPLRFSAGAVIGVWIAYQIICALYLTNHGTAWWAHIGGFFTGALLIVVMKRRGVPLFDSATGV, from the coding sequence ATGTTTGTGCCGCTCTGGGATATGAACCAGCTAAAAAGGGTTAAATTTCAGTATGTCACCATCGGCCTTATTACAATAAATTGCCTCATCTATTTCATCTTTGAAACGCACCTCGTGCTTTCATCTCCCGCAAGCTTCGTCGATGCGCTTGCGCTGAAGCCGCGCGATGTTGAAACGATGCGCGCCTTCGTCGACCACATGCCGGACCAATTCCGGCTTGTGACCTACATGTTTCTCCACGGCAGCATCCTGCATCTTCTCGGCAACATGATCTTTCTCTTCGTCTTCGGCGATAACGTCGAGGACGCGCTGGGGCACGTGCGCTTCTTCCTGTTCTACGTCGTTTGCGGGGTCGCGGCGGGGGTGGTGCACAGCATCGTGACGACATCGCCGGACGTCCCGCTGATCGGGGCGAGCGGCGCAATCGCGGGCGTCATCGGCGCCTACCTGATGCTGCATCCGAATATCAGGGTGTGGGTTCTTTTCCAGAACCCCATTATCCCTTTCCTACCGCTGCGCTTTTCCGCCGGCGCCGTCATCGGCGTGTGGATCGCCTACCAGATCATCTGCGCGCTCTATCTAACCAATCACGGAACGGCATGGTGGGCGCATATCGGGGGGTTTTTCACAGGCGCGCTTCTTATCGTCGTCATGAAGCGGCGCGGCGTGCCTCTGTTCGATTCGGCGACGGGCGTATGA
- a CDS encoding acyloxyacyl hydrolase has translation MATIDHMSNAGLCDTNRGLTNAGVRLGYKF, from the coding sequence ATGGCCACCATCGATCACATGTCGAACGCGGGCCTTTGCGACACCAATCGCGGCCTTACAAATGCGGGTGTCCGTCTAGGCTACAAGTTCTAA
- a CDS encoding electron transfer flavoprotein subunit beta/FixA family protein, which yields MKIIVPVKRVVDYNVKIRVKPDGSGVDTINVKMSMNPFDEIAVEEAIRLKEAGHADEVIAVSIGPAKAQETLRTALAMGADRAILYKTDLPIEPLAVAKILKAAVEKEKPGLVILGKQAIDDDSNQTGQMLAALLNRPQATFAFKVSPQGETVEVVREVDGGLQTLALRLPAIVTVDLRINQPRYASLPNIMKAKKKPLEEIDAASLGIDIEPKVKVLKTAEPPTRKAGVKLKTAAELVDKLRTEAGVLQ from the coding sequence ATGAAGATAATTGTCCCCGTCAAGCGGGTGGTTGACTACAACGTCAAGATCCGCGTGAAGCCGGATGGGAGCGGCGTCGACACTATCAACGTAAAGATGTCCATGAATCCCTTCGACGAAATCGCGGTCGAGGAAGCGATTCGTTTGAAGGAGGCTGGACACGCCGACGAAGTGATCGCTGTCTCGATCGGCCCCGCCAAGGCGCAGGAAACGCTTCGCACTGCGCTCGCCATGGGCGCTGATCGCGCAATCCTCTACAAGACTGACCTTCCGATTGAGCCGCTCGCGGTTGCAAAAATTCTGAAAGCCGCCGTCGAAAAGGAAAAGCCGGGCCTCGTGATCCTCGGCAAGCAGGCCATCGACGACGACTCCAACCAGACCGGGCAGATGCTCGCCGCGCTTTTGAACCGGCCGCAGGCGACGTTTGCGTTCAAGGTCTCGCCGCAGGGTGAAACGGTCGAAGTTGTCCGCGAAGTTGACGGCGGTCTGCAAACGCTGGCGCTGCGCCTTCCTGCCATCGTCACGGTCGACCTTCGCATCAATCAGCCGCGCTACGCGTCTCTACCCAACATCATGAAGGCGAAGAAGAAGCCGCTCGAAGAAATCGACGCCGCCTCGCTCGGCATCGACATCGAGCCAAAAGTAAAAGTGCTCAAGACGGCTGAGCCGCCCACGCGCAAGGCTGGCGTAAAACTCAAGACGGCTGCCGAACTCGTGGACAAGCTGCGCACCGAAGCGGGAGTGTTGCAATAA
- a CDS encoding cob(I)yrinic acid a,c-diamide adenosyltransferase: MTSISTKAGDGGKTTLANGVRLSKSHIRIEAYGAVDETNAAIGVARLKLPADQTAVTEMLERIQNDLFDIGADLEAADASAPQRLKAEQVARLEREIAALSAELPPLNAFILPGGTEGAAALHLARSICRRAERRIVELKDVQGEPVSDDILAYLNRLSDHLFVASRFVNGKGANDFLWKPHAAS; this comes from the coding sequence ATGACGAGCATCTCCACGAAAGCAGGCGACGGCGGGAAAACCACTCTCGCGAACGGCGTGCGCCTCTCGAAATCGCATATTCGAATCGAAGCTTACGGCGCCGTCGATGAGACGAACGCGGCCATCGGAGTCGCACGTCTCAAGCTGCCGGCGGATCAGACAGCCGTCACCGAAATGCTCGAACGCATCCAGAACGACCTCTTCGACATCGGCGCAGACCTCGAAGCCGCCGACGCCTCAGCACCACAACGGCTGAAGGCGGAGCAGGTCGCCCGCCTCGAACGGGAAATCGCCGCGCTGTCGGCGGAGTTGCCGCCGCTCAACGCGTTCATTCTGCCGGGCGGAACCGAAGGCGCGGCCGCGCTTCATCTGGCCCGCAGCATCTGCCGTCGCGCCGAGCGCCGCATTGTTGAATTGAAGGACGTTCAGGGAGAGCCGGTGAGCGACGATATCCTTGCCTATCTGAACCGCCTTTCGGATCACCTTTTCGTGGCGAGCCGCTTCGTGAACGGCAAAGGCGCGAACGATTTTCTGTGGAAGCCACATGCCGCTTCCTGA
- a CDS encoding 3-hydroxybutyryl-CoA dehydrogenase: MSQTATTALRGNPFVNHAKGREPVAIKTVGIIGAGQMGNGIAHVVALAGYNVLLHDISRERVETALATMNGNLSRQVHRGKITEEDRDSALARIRYAPAVDAFNDADLVIEAATEDEDVKRKILIALCPQLKPHTLIGSNTSSISITRLAAVTDRPEQFIGLHFMNPVPVMELVEMIRGIATDESTFHTARHFVETLNKTVTVAEDFPAFIVNRILLPMVNEAVYTLYEGVGSVEAIDLAMRLGARHPMGPLQLADFIGLDTCLSVMQVLYEGLADTKYRPCPLLVKYVEAGWLGRKTQRGFYDYRGEVPVPTR; the protein is encoded by the coding sequence ATGTCCCAAACTGCAACGACTGCCCTTCGTGGAAATCCGTTCGTGAACCACGCAAAAGGGCGCGAACCTGTCGCCATCAAGACGGTAGGTATTATCGGCGCGGGGCAGATGGGCAACGGTATCGCCCATGTCGTCGCTCTGGCCGGCTACAACGTGCTGCTGCACGACATCAGCAGGGAGCGCGTGGAAACCGCGCTCGCCACCATGAACGGCAATTTGAGCCGTCAGGTGCATCGCGGGAAAATTACGGAAGAGGACCGCGACAGCGCCCTTGCCCGCATCCGTTACGCACCCGCCGTCGACGCCTTCAACGACGCGGACCTCGTGATCGAGGCCGCCACCGAAGACGAAGACGTCAAGCGCAAGATTCTCATCGCGCTCTGTCCGCAGTTGAAGCCGCACACGCTCATCGGCAGCAATACATCGTCCATTTCCATCACACGCCTCGCCGCCGTGACCGACCGGCCGGAGCAGTTCATCGGGCTTCACTTCATGAACCCGGTGCCGGTGATGGAACTCGTGGAAATGATCCGCGGCATCGCGACCGACGAGTCCACCTTCCACACGGCGCGGCACTTCGTTGAAACGCTCAACAAGACGGTCACGGTCGCGGAAGACTTTCCCGCCTTCATCGTGAACCGCATCCTTCTGCCGATGGTGAACGAGGCGGTTTACACGCTTTACGAAGGCGTCGGCTCCGTCGAGGCCATCGATCTCGCCATGCGGCTCGGCGCGCGCCACCCGATGGGACCGCTTCAGCTCGCCGATTTCATCGGCCTCGACACATGCCTGTCGGTGATGCAGGTGTTGTACGAGGGGTTGGCGGATACCAAATATCGGCCGTGCCCGCTGCTCGTCAAATATGTCGAAGCCGGGTGGCTCGGGCGCAAAACCCAGCGCGGATTCTACGATTATCGCGGCGAAGTCCCAGTTCCGACGCGATAA
- the hemA gene encoding 5-aminolevulinate synthase encodes MDYQGKFGEALEALTVEGRYRVFADILRRRGDFPCAVHHTPEGTKPITVWCSNDYLGMGQHPSVLAAMHEAIDTVGAGSGGTRNISGTTHYHVELERELASLHGKEAALLFTSGYVSNDATLSTLVKILKGAVIFSDEKNHNSMIEGIRHGGGPKRVWRHNDLEHLETLLQEYDNDTPKIIAFESVYSMDGDIAPINEICDLAEKYNAFTYIDEVHAVGMYGDHGAGVCERDNAMHRVDIIEATLAKGFGLMGGYIASTSKVIDAIRSYAPGFIFSTSLAPVICAGAIASVRHLKQSNVEREKHQLNAALLKERLALENLPVMHTPSHIVPVLVGDPVQCKQLTDQLLDRFGIYVQPINYPTVSRGTERIRLTPGPLHNEAQMEHLVKSLRTLWNEMGLRNGYDWCQLWRGRIAVAGQFELGVAAGG; translated from the coding sequence ATGGACTATCAGGGGAAGTTTGGCGAAGCTCTCGAAGCCTTGACCGTCGAGGGCCGATACCGTGTTTTTGCCGATATTCTAAGACGCCGTGGGGACTTCCCGTGCGCGGTCCATCATACTCCCGAAGGAACTAAACCGATCACCGTCTGGTGTTCGAACGACTATCTCGGCATGGGGCAGCACCCGTCTGTCCTCGCCGCGATGCATGAAGCGATCGACACGGTCGGCGCGGGTTCGGGTGGCACACGCAACATCTCCGGCACGACGCATTATCACGTGGAACTTGAACGTGAATTGGCCAGCCTGCATGGCAAGGAAGCAGCGCTGCTCTTCACATCGGGCTACGTGTCGAATGACGCGACGCTGTCGACGCTCGTCAAGATCTTGAAGGGCGCGGTCATTTTCTCGGACGAGAAGAACCACAATTCGATGATCGAGGGCATTCGCCACGGTGGCGGCCCGAAGCGCGTATGGCGTCATAACGATCTGGAGCATCTCGAAACCCTGCTTCAGGAATATGACAACGACACGCCGAAGATCATCGCATTCGAATCCGTCTACTCGATGGATGGCGACATTGCGCCGATCAACGAAATCTGCGACCTCGCCGAAAAGTACAACGCTTTCACATACATCGATGAAGTCCATGCGGTCGGCATGTATGGCGACCACGGCGCTGGCGTCTGCGAGCGCGACAATGCGATGCACCGCGTCGACATCATCGAAGCGACGCTTGCGAAGGGCTTCGGCCTGATGGGCGGCTATATCGCCTCCACGTCGAAGGTGATCGACGCGATCCGCTCCTACGCGCCTGGCTTCATCTTCTCGACATCGCTTGCCCCTGTGATCTGCGCGGGCGCGATCGCCAGCGTTCGCCACCTCAAGCAGAGCAACGTGGAACGCGAGAAGCATCAGCTCAACGCGGCGCTTCTGAAGGAACGCCTCGCTCTCGAAAATCTCCCTGTGATGCATACGCCGAGCCACATCGTTCCCGTGCTCGTCGGTGATCCCGTGCAGTGCAAGCAGCTCACCGACCAGCTGCTCGACCGTTTCGGTATCTATGTGCAGCCCATCAACTACCCGACGGTGTCACGCGGCACCGAGCGCATCCGTCTCACACCTGGGCCGTTGCACAACGAAGCCCAGATGGAGCACCTCGTGAAGTCTCTTCGCACGCTCTGGAACGAAATGGGTCTGCGTAACGGTTACGACTGGTGCCAGCTTTGGCGCGGCCGTATCGCCGTTGCCGGCCAGTTCGAGCTCGGCGTCGCTGCTGGCGGCTGA
- the ybaK gene encoding Cys-tRNA(Pro) deacylase, whose protein sequence is MSKSTRATKMLEKAGIVFTVHTYEYDPNADRIGMQAAEALDEMPARVLKTLMALVDDKPVLVIVPSDHEVSMKKLAAAFGGKSAHMMKPADAERISGYKVGGISPFGQMRKLSAAIEEQAMMQDLIFINGGQRGLQVRLAPHDAAKVLNAVVAPLVA, encoded by the coding sequence ATGTCGAAATCGACGCGTGCGACGAAGATGCTTGAGAAGGCCGGGATCGTCTTCACCGTGCACACCTACGAATACGATCCCAACGCCGACCGGATCGGCATGCAGGCGGCGGAGGCCCTCGACGAGATGCCCGCGCGCGTGCTCAAGACCTTGATGGCGCTCGTCGACGACAAGCCGGTTCTCGTGATCGTGCCTTCGGACCACGAGGTATCGATGAAGAAACTCGCGGCCGCGTTTGGTGGCAAGTCGGCACACATGATGAAGCCGGCGGATGCGGAGCGTATCTCGGGCTACAAGGTCGGCGGCATCAGTCCGTTCGGTCAGATGAGGAAGCTTTCCGCCGCCATCGAAGAGCAGGCGATGATGCAAGACCTCATTTTTATCAATGGAGGCCAGCGCGGATTGCAGGTGCGGCTTGCCCCGCACGATGCAGCGAAGGTGCTGAACGCTGTCGTTGCGCCGCTAGTGGCTTAG